In Gemmatimonadota bacterium, the following are encoded in one genomic region:
- a CDS encoding NADH-quinone oxidoreductase subunit C, whose translation MGEDVENQEERETEGVGRPESEPGTVTARIRTRFGDASVSTGNAVGCESVTAERDALLPFMTFLKDDPELSFDYLVDVTAVDRLRLDEEIRFAVVYQLYSYKHNRRFSVSVPVPEADPRIGSVVSVWPGANWLEREVYDMYGIVFEGHPDLRRILMPDDFGSYPLRKDYPLHGKGERDNFVF comes from the coding sequence ATGGGGGAAGATGTGGAAAACCAGGAGGAACGCGAGACCGAAGGTGTTGGCCGTCCTGAATCTGAACCGGGCACCGTCACGGCGCGCATCCGGACCAGGTTCGGCGACGCGTCGGTCAGCACCGGCAACGCGGTGGGTTGCGAAAGTGTCACCGCGGAGCGGGATGCGCTTCTTCCGTTCATGACCTTCCTTAAAGACGATCCGGAACTGTCCTTCGACTATCTCGTCGACGTGACCGCCGTGGACCGCCTGCGGCTGGACGAGGAAATCCGGTTCGCCGTGGTGTACCAGCTGTATTCCTACAAACACAACCGCCGTTTCAGCGTCAGTGTGCCCGTTCCGGAAGCGGACCCCCGGATCGGTTCGGTGGTGTCCGTCTGGCCGGGCGCCAACTGGCTGGAGCGGGAGGTGTACGACATGTACGGGATCGTATTCGAAGGCCATCCCGACCTGCGACGGATCCTGATGCCCGATGATTTCGGTTCCTATCCCTTAAGAAAGGACTATCCCCTGCACGGCAAGGGGGAACGGGACAATTTCGTTTTCTAG